From a single Amphiprion ocellaris isolate individual 3 ecotype Okinawa chromosome 18, ASM2253959v1, whole genome shotgun sequence genomic region:
- the ccr10 gene encoding C-C chemokine receptor type 10 isoform X2 translates to MDYYEYLNFSFWNQTNGSEPEDYDLSSDWCEAGEEEFFIKMFQTCVFCLIFPLGIVGNCLVIATFALYRRLRLRSMTDVFLFHLALADLLLLLTLPLQAVETHMGWIFSVPLCKLMRTCYAINTYSGLLLLACISVDRYMVVARAQEMLRFRSQILTAGKLAAVGVWLVAVLLSLPEILFSGVSGSGNEAYCGMQKSGLVKKVTNGAIIGIFCLSLLTMVTCYTSIARVLWEGHANRRGKQWHRQRTLKLMVALVLIFLVFQLPYTVVLLRKMAGQFCGLVLEYITCTLAFVRCCLNPILYALVGVRFRKDVLRLIHDSGCSCGGHPGPQTSSSTSISASSPAFISAPMSPERSYSSQDTMIKFQFPAVK, encoded by the coding sequence ATGGATTACTATGAGTATCTGAACTTCTCTTTCTGGAACCAAACGAACGGCTCAGAGCCTGAAGATTATGACTTGTCCTCTGACTGGTGTGAAGCCGGCGAGGAGGAGTTCTTCATCAAAATGTTCCAGACCTGCGTTTTCTGCCTGATCTTCCCGCTCGGCATCGTGGGAAACTGCCTGGTGATCGCCACCTTCGCCCTGTACCGCCGCCTCCGCCTTCGCTCCATGACCGACGTCTTCCTGTTCCACCTGGCGCTGGCtgacctcctgctgctcctcacgCTACCCCTGCAGGCTGTCGAGACCCACATGGGTTGGATCTTCTCGGTTCCCCTCTGCAAGCTGATGCGAACCTGCTACGCCATCAACACCTACAgcgggctgctgctgctcgccTGCATCAGCGTCGACCGCTACATGGTGGTGGCTCGAGCTCAGGAGATGCTCCGGTTTCGCAGTCAGATACTGACAGCCGGGAAGTTGGCTGCCGTGGGGGTCTGGCTCGTCGCAGTGCTCCTGAGTCTTCCTGAAATCCTCTTTTCTGGGGTGTCGGGGTCCGGCAATGAAGCTTACTGCGGCATGCAGAAGAGCGGACTGGTCAAGAAGGTCACCAATGGCGCCATCATCGGCATCTTCTGCCTGTCGCTCCTCACCATGGTAACCTGCTACACTTCGATTGCCCGGGTGCTGTGGGAAGGTCACGCTAACCGCCGGGGGAAGCAGTGGCATCGGCAGCGCACCCTGAAGCTGATGGTGGCACTGGTGCTGATCTTCCTGGTGTTCCAGCTGCCGTACACCGTGGTGCTGTTGCGTAAAATGGCGGGTCAGTTCTGTGGCTTGGTGCTGGAGTACATCACCTGCACGCTGGCGTTCGTCCGCTGCTGCCTCAACCCAATCCTGTACGCCCTGGTAGGCGTTCGTTTCCGTAAAGACGTGCTCAGGCTCATCCATGATTCGGGCTGTTCGTGCGGTGGCCATCCTGGGCCGCAGACGTCGAGCTCCACTTCGATCTCCGCCTCGTCGCCGGCCTTCATCTCAGCTCCAATGTCTCCTGAACGCAGCTACTCCAGCCAAGACACCATGATCAAGTTCCAGTTTCCAGCAGTTAAATAA
- the ccr10 gene encoding C-C chemokine receptor type 10 isoform X1, with the protein MLNTSNSSAMDYYEYLNFSFWNQTNGSEPEDYDLSSDWCEAGEEEFFIKMFQTCVFCLIFPLGIVGNCLVIATFALYRRLRLRSMTDVFLFHLALADLLLLLTLPLQAVETHMGWIFSVPLCKLMRTCYAINTYSGLLLLACISVDRYMVVARAQEMLRFRSQILTAGKLAAVGVWLVAVLLSLPEILFSGVSGSGNEAYCGMQKSGLVKKVTNGAIIGIFCLSLLTMVTCYTSIARVLWEGHANRRGKQWHRQRTLKLMVALVLIFLVFQLPYTVVLLRKMAGQFCGLVLEYITCTLAFVRCCLNPILYALVGVRFRKDVLRLIHDSGCSCGGHPGPQTSSSTSISASSPAFISAPMSPERSYSSQDTMIKFQFPAVK; encoded by the coding sequence CGATGGATTACTATGAGTATCTGAACTTCTCTTTCTGGAACCAAACGAACGGCTCAGAGCCTGAAGATTATGACTTGTCCTCTGACTGGTGTGAAGCCGGCGAGGAGGAGTTCTTCATCAAAATGTTCCAGACCTGCGTTTTCTGCCTGATCTTCCCGCTCGGCATCGTGGGAAACTGCCTGGTGATCGCCACCTTCGCCCTGTACCGCCGCCTCCGCCTTCGCTCCATGACCGACGTCTTCCTGTTCCACCTGGCGCTGGCtgacctcctgctgctcctcacgCTACCCCTGCAGGCTGTCGAGACCCACATGGGTTGGATCTTCTCGGTTCCCCTCTGCAAGCTGATGCGAACCTGCTACGCCATCAACACCTACAgcgggctgctgctgctcgccTGCATCAGCGTCGACCGCTACATGGTGGTGGCTCGAGCTCAGGAGATGCTCCGGTTTCGCAGTCAGATACTGACAGCCGGGAAGTTGGCTGCCGTGGGGGTCTGGCTCGTCGCAGTGCTCCTGAGTCTTCCTGAAATCCTCTTTTCTGGGGTGTCGGGGTCCGGCAATGAAGCTTACTGCGGCATGCAGAAGAGCGGACTGGTCAAGAAGGTCACCAATGGCGCCATCATCGGCATCTTCTGCCTGTCGCTCCTCACCATGGTAACCTGCTACACTTCGATTGCCCGGGTGCTGTGGGAAGGTCACGCTAACCGCCGGGGGAAGCAGTGGCATCGGCAGCGCACCCTGAAGCTGATGGTGGCACTGGTGCTGATCTTCCTGGTGTTCCAGCTGCCGTACACCGTGGTGCTGTTGCGTAAAATGGCGGGTCAGTTCTGTGGCTTGGTGCTGGAGTACATCACCTGCACGCTGGCGTTCGTCCGCTGCTGCCTCAACCCAATCCTGTACGCCCTGGTAGGCGTTCGTTTCCGTAAAGACGTGCTCAGGCTCATCCATGATTCGGGCTGTTCGTGCGGTGGCCATCCTGGGCCGCAGACGTCGAGCTCCACTTCGATCTCCGCCTCGTCGCCGGCCTTCATCTCAGCTCCAATGTCTCCTGAACGCAGCTACTCCAGCCAAGACACCATGATCAAGTTCCAGTTTCCAGCAGTTAAATAA